GGGCAGGGAATTGAACTCATTGCCGCCCACCGCGCCCAGAAACACCGCGTCGCTTTCAAGCGCCACATCCAGCGTCTCAGCCGGCAGCGGAGTGCCCTTGGCCTTGATCGCCACGCCGCCAATCAGCGCTTCACGAAAGGTAAAGTCATGGCCGCCCAGCTCTCCCACGGCCTTCAAAATCTTTACTGCCTCGCCGGTTACTTCCGGCCCAATGCCATCACCCGCGACAACCAAAATCTGCAACTTCATCCACTGCCTCGTCTGTATTGTGGTTCCTGCTAAAAGGGATAAGTATGGTTACGAATTCGCCGGAACTTCCGGCACAAGATCCGCATGCCGCTGGTGGTGCGCCACCAGGTTGATCAAGTCCTGGTCATACACCGCCTTCTTGCGGTCGGCCAGCGCTGTGAAGGCGTGATAGGTTTCCTCAATATCTTCCGGCCCCAGCACATAGCCCAGGTCCTTCAGCCGCGCCTTCAGCGCCGCGCGGCCAGAGTGCTTGCCGAGCACCATGCGATTCGACGGCACGCCTACCGCCGAGGGCGTAATGATCTCGTACGTCAGCGGATTCGACAGCACGCCATGCTGATGAATGCCCGCCTCATGCGCAAAGGCATTCGCGCCCACAATCGCCTTGTTGGGCGAGGGGCCAAAGCTGATCGTCTGCCCCAGTTGCTGGCTCGCCGGATACAGCTTCTCCAACTGAATTCCGTGCTCCACCGGATACTTGTCCTTCCGCACGTGAAGCGCCGCGGCAATCTCTTCGAGCGCCGCATTGCCCGCGCGCTCTCCAATGCCGTTGATGGTGCACTCCACCTGCCGCGCACCGGCTTCAATCGCCGCCAGCGCGTTGGCGGTCGCCAGGCCAAGATCATCATGCGTGTGCGCGGACAAGATCACCTTGTCCGCGCCCGGCACCTTCGCAAGCACCGTGCGAAACATCGCGCCATACTCATTCGGCACCGCGTAGCCCACCGTGTCCGGCAGGTTGATCGTCGTCGCTCCGGCCTCGATGGCCACCTTCACCATCTCGCACAAAAAGTCGAGATCGGTGCGCGTCGAGTCTTCCGGAGAAAACTCCACATAGTCCACATACTGCCGTGCCAGCCTTACAGAAGAGCCCGCCTGCTCCAGTGCTTCGGCGCGGCTGATCTTCAGCTTGTACTCAAGGTGAATGTCCGAGCTGGCCAGAAAGATGTGAATGCGCGGCTTCGAGCCGGTTTCCACCGCCTGCGCGGCGCGCACAATGTCTTCCTTGCGCGAGCGCGACAGCGACGCCACGCTGGGACCGCGCACTTCGCTCGCAATCGTGCGAATCGCTTCAAAGTCCCCGTCCGAGGCGGCGGCAAAGCCTGCTTCCAGAATGTCCACGCCCAGGTTTTCGAGCGTTCGGGCCATCTGCAGCTTCTCTGCGGCAGTCATGCTGCAGCCGGGGGCCTGTTCCCCATCGCGAAGCGTCGTATCGAAGAAATAGAGGCGATCTTGTGTCATCACAAACCTTCACAAATCAAAAACTCGTCCAACTCATCGGGAAGCGAGCCATCCACCCGTCATCCCGTTCACGAACTTGTCATCCCGGCCCGAGTTCAGCGGGTGCCCCATGCAAGCACCGTGTTGGCTTGAGTGGGGCATGGCTTGAGTAGGGTAGTTCAACTCTCAACCATTACCGCTCAACCGTCGCATCCGGCACTAACAACAGTCTGCCCACTGCCGCTCCATAATGCAAATGGATAATTTTTATAAAAATCATAGAAAAAAGTAATACACTGCGAGCCTGAACATGATTTGAGGTTTTCTCCTTATGGATCTCTGGCAGCTCGAAACCTTTCTCGCCGTCGTCGAGGAGCGCGGCTTCTCCCGCGCCGCCACGCGTCTGCACCGCACGCAACCGGCCGTCAGCCAGACGATCCGCAAGCTCGAAGAGGAGCTGGGCGAGCAGCTCTTTGAGCGCACCAGCCGCGAAGGCACGCTCACCAGCGCAGGAGAGCTCTTGCGCAGCTACGCCGAGCGCCTGTTACGCCTGCGCGCCGAGGCCCAGATCGCCATCGAGGAGCTGCAATCGCTCGAGCGCGGCCGTCTCGTCATCGCCGCCAACGAATACACCTGTCTTTATCTGCTGCCGGTGCTCGATGAGTTCCGCCGCGTCTGCCCGCAGATTGGCGTCACGGTGCAACGCTCACTGGCCAGCCGCATTCCCGAGCATCTGCTGGAGCGCTCGGTCGAGTTTGGCATCATCACTTTCCGGCCCGATCGCGCGCAGTTCCAGGCCACCGCCGTCTACTCTGACGGAGCAGCCTTCGTCATGAGCCCCGAGCATCCTCTGGCCCGGCTCTCCGAGGTCCCCATCCGGGAACTCGGCGCGGAAAACTTCGTCGCCCATAACGTCGCCTCGCCGCTACGCCAGCGCATCATTGAGGTTTTTGCCGTCCACCAGACGCCTCTCAACATTGGCGTCGAGCTGCCCAGCCTTGAAGCCGTCAAGCGTTACGTGGGCCTCGGTAACGGTGTGGCGCTCGTCCCCACGCTCACCGTCGAGCCGGAGTTGCGCCGGGGTGAGCTCATCCACGTGCCCATTCCAGAGATCGCCATCACCCGCACCCTGTGGCTCGTCCAGCGGCGCGGGGTGCGCATTTCCCATGCCGGAGCCGCCTTTTTGCGCGTTGTCGAGCGCATCGCCGCCGAGCGGGGGAACCCATTCCTTTACCGGATTGAGCAAGATTAGCGTTTCCCCCTCTTACCGAATGCCTCGCGGCAGGTACAATGAGCGGGTGGGCGGAACACCAGCAAGGCTCACGATTTCTCCGAAACAGCCCGAGAGGCTTGCAGCCTGCGGTGCTTTTCTGCAGGCGAGAGGTTTTTGAACGAATGAAGAAGAGTTGGTTGCTTTTCGTACTGCTGCCGTTGATGGCAGTAGCAGCAATGGGGCAAGAGAGCCGCATGGATGTCAGCGGCAGCGCATCGGGCCTGATTCCGCCCTTCGTCGCTGGATCGGGTGCCGTTTACCTGCACTCCAACACGGGACTCGGTGGACTGGTGAGCTATCGCTATGACCTGACCCCGCGCAGTCAGCTGGAAGCCAACTATGGCTATGCGCAGATGAAGGAGCACTTCTCCAGCCCCAGCTACAACTACATCGTGAACACGCGCCGGCAGGAAGTCACCTTCGCCTACGTGCAGAACTTCTACTTCCATAACTTCAATCCGTTCATTGAAGCTGGTGGCGGCATCGGCATCTACACGCCCATCGACAACACCTACACCACGATCACCGTCTCCAACCTCAAGCAGCAGATGCTGCCCACCGCGCTCTACGGCGTCGGTTTCGCCTACGAACTGAGCCCAAGCTGGGACCTCCGCGTCGAATACCGTGGCCTCATCAGCAAGACGCCTGAGTTCGGCTACACGCCCTTCAACACGCGGCGCTACTACAACGTGAACGACCCGGTTATCGGCTTCGCGTACCACTTCTAAGCGCACCGGCTCACGCCGTTCCCGCTGGAAGACACGCATCTCGACCCCGCAGCAAGATACAGAACAGCCCCGGCGAGCATCGCTCCCGGGGCTGTTCTGTGTTCAGGCGTTCTGTCCTGCTTCGGGCTGCCCAAACTATCGGGTGCCCCTATTTCTCTCTTTTGGAGATGGGGCCGGGTGCTCCACATCTCGCTTTTGAGATGTGGGTATACAGCCGTCACTACCTCTCGTCCGGGTGCCCCGGGGCCGTCCCTTCAGACCCGGGATTCACCTCACCTCTGCCCATTCAACAGCCGGTAGCCGATCCCGATCGAGATTCCCTGCGGATGCATCCCGTTATTCGGAATTTCTGGCCCGAGGTTCGGCGCCTTTGGCCAATCCAGATATTCGTAGTCCGCGCGAACGTCAATCCGCGGCGTGAGCTGGTAATCGAGTGTCCCTCCAGGCCCAAAGGCAAAGTAGCTGCCCTTGCCAATCCGGTCAGGAAACACCTCGCGCCCCGCGCCCATCATGAATTTCACAAACGCAGACGCGCTATGCCAGCGATATACGCGATAGCGCGGCCCCAGCAGATAATGCTGCTGCTTCTCGCCCTGGCTGCCGTGGTAGTTCAGCCAGTTCGCCTCGCCTTCCATGCCCCAGCGGGGCTTCAGATTCACATCAAAGAAAAACCCCACGCCCGCCAGATCGCTCGCCGTGTAATCGCTCGTCGTGTAGCCGTCGATGAAACCCTTGGGCAGGGAATCGGGCTTGAAGAGCGAAGCCTCCGCGCCCACCACCACAGAACCACCGCCGCCGGTCGTCGAAGGCCGCACCTGCGCCATGGACGCCTGGGCCACCAGCAGCAGCAGTGCGGGAGCCGCCGCCCATCCTAAGAACTTTTTGAGCACCATTACCTCTCCTCGTCTCTCACACGAGCGTTTCATGGACCAATGTTGCGGGGGAAACTCATAGAAAAAATTAGAGAAATCTAATCCTCTCATCTCCTCTGGCCGCAGGCCAATCGCCTGCCTTCTCTGGCTCCGTGTCTCTTCCGGCTTGCAAAAAAAATTGGGAGCCAGTGATGGCTCCCAATCGGTGTTGAGGGTGGAATCAGCCGCTCAGCGCGTCTGCGGCTGACCCTGCGGAGGATTCTGCTGCGGTTGCCCCGGATTAGGTCCCGGATTCTGCCCCTGGCCCGGTTCGGGCAG
The DNA window shown above is from Acidobacterium capsulatum ATCC 51196 and carries:
- a CDS encoding 2-isopropylmalate synthase, yielding MTQDRLYFFDTTLRDGEQAPGCSMTAAEKLQMARTLENLGVDILEAGFAAASDGDFEAIRTIASEVRGPSVASLSRSRKEDIVRAAQAVETGSKPRIHIFLASSDIHLEYKLKISRAEALEQAGSSVRLARQYVDYVEFSPEDSTRTDLDFLCEMVKVAIEAGATTINLPDTVGYAVPNEYGAMFRTVLAKVPGADKVILSAHTHDDLGLATANALAAIEAGARQVECTINGIGERAGNAALEEIAAALHVRKDKYPVEHGIQLEKLYPASQQLGQTISFGPSPNKAIVGANAFAHEAGIHQHGVLSNPLTYEIITPSAVGVPSNRMVLGKHSGRAALKARLKDLGYVLGPEDIEETYHAFTALADRKKAVYDQDLINLVAHHQRHADLVPEVPANS
- a CDS encoding LysR family transcriptional regulator, producing MDLWQLETFLAVVEERGFSRAATRLHRTQPAVSQTIRKLEEELGEQLFERTSREGTLTSAGELLRSYAERLLRLRAEAQIAIEELQSLERGRLVIAANEYTCLYLLPVLDEFRRVCPQIGVTVQRSLASRIPEHLLERSVEFGIITFRPDRAQFQATAVYSDGAAFVMSPEHPLARLSEVPIRELGAENFVAHNVASPLRQRIIEVFAVHQTPLNIGVELPSLEAVKRYVGLGNGVALVPTLTVEPELRRGELIHVPIPEIAITRTLWLVQRRGVRISHAGAAFLRVVERIAAERGNPFLYRIEQD
- a CDS encoding acyloxyacyl hydrolase; translated protein: MKKSWLLFVLLPLMAVAAMGQESRMDVSGSASGLIPPFVAGSGAVYLHSNTGLGGLVSYRYDLTPRSQLEANYGYAQMKEHFSSPSYNYIVNTRRQEVTFAYVQNFYFHNFNPFIEAGGGIGIYTPIDNTYTTITVSNLKQQMLPTALYGVGFAYELSPSWDLRVEYRGLISKTPEFGYTPFNTRRYYNVNDPVIGFAYHF
- a CDS encoding outer membrane beta-barrel protein; the protein is MVLKKFLGWAAAPALLLLVAQASMAQVRPSTTGGGGSVVVGAEASLFKPDSLPKGFIDGYTTSDYTASDLAGVGFFFDVNLKPRWGMEGEANWLNYHGSQGEKQQHYLLGPRYRVYRWHSASAFVKFMMGAGREVFPDRIGKGSYFAFGPGGTLDYQLTPRIDVRADYEYLDWPKAPNLGPEIPNNGMHPQGISIGIGYRLLNGQR